In Phycisphaeraceae bacterium, the genomic stretch CAGGGGATCATGGCCAGAGTTTTTGAGCATCAAAAGCTGCTCGACTTCGCACAATTCAGCACGGTGCCGGTCATTAATGCGTTGTCCGATTTCTCGCACCCCTGCCAGGTTTTGGCGGATGCGATGACAGTCATGGATGAGTTTGGCAGAGATGTCACGGGACGAACCGTCGCTTACATCGGTGACGGCAACAATGTTGCACGCAGCCTCGCAACGATCTGCGGCAAGCTGGGTATGAACTTTATCATCGCCAGTCCTCCCGGTTATGAACTCCAGGGAGAGGAAGCCGATCGAATCATGTCACAGTCTCCCGATATGAACTTTGTAATGACTCGGGATCCCATGGAAGCGGTCCGCAGTGCGGATGTTATTTACACCGACACATGGGTTTCGATGGGCCAGGAAGCGGAAGCTGCGCAACGGAAAAAAGTATTCGGCGAGTATCAGGTCAATCGTCAGTTGCTTGCCGGAGCTCCTAAGCATGCGATTGTGCTGCATTGCCTTCCCGCGTATCGAAATGTCGAGATTACAGACGATGTGCTGGACGGGCCTCAGAGCAGAGTTTTCCCGGAAGCGCACAACAGGCTTCACGCTCAGAAGGCGTTGCTTGCGGTACTGATCGGAAACGTCTGAATCGGCAAGTTAAGTGTCAGACATGCCCTGCTATGATTAACTAATGGCTGTACCAGGGGAATCCGAACATCTCCTTCTGATCGTCACCGGCACTTGTCTGCAAGCTGAACATCTTGACCGACCACTGGCGTACCAGTTACGCAGTCAGATATACGCCAAGCTGAAAAAGTACGGCATGAAGTTGAACACGAGGGCTTGGCCGGTCGTGTGTTCCGACATTCATTACATGAATAATGAAGCGTTACATATGCGTCCAACGGTGAGTATCGGAGGGACAAACGTCAACGCGCTTTCCATTTATTACCGCGACAAACTTACTGTCGCAGAGGAACGAAAAGACAGTTTCTGTATCCTGCTCGATTCAGAATTTACCGATCTGCGCGTTTGTCTCCTGGCGGAGGATCATCGTCACGCCTCTGTCATGTTGAAACTCTTCTGTCAGAAGTATCTGGATGTCTATCTGCGCGCTGTGGTGACACAAGTCGAACCACAGGACGAATGACCATTCACGGTGTGGCGAGCTAGACACCCCATTTCGCCCTCGCTTCCGTCATCGGTACGGGCTTGACCGTATGCTCCGACTCGCTGAGGTGTGCCTTGGGGTTTGGGCCAATCCAGCGATCGTCAACTGGATCGCCTGCAAGTTGGTATCGCGTGTCGCAGGAGATGCGGTAACGATTGGTTGTGTTCGCAAGGGAGCCGTGCAACATATACATCCCGAATATCAGCGCGTCCCCCGCCTTGAATTCTGTCGTCGCCCAGCGGCCGCCGTATTTTTCCACGATTTCAATGGGATCATTGCTGAACCAACCAAGGACATTATCGCGGTCCACATCCATCTTGCCGTAAGTCTGTTTGATTTTCTCAAACCGATGTGATCCCAGACAGAGACAGAGTGGTCCCGTTGCGATATCTATATCCCCCAGTGGCGTCCAGGTTGTGTAAAGTCGCTGTGTCCCACGACCCATGTAAACGATGTCGTAATGAGCTCCGGTAGTTCCGCCAGTGGGGACAAAACGGAGCCATTTGTAGTCGTAAGTCATAGCCTTGCC encodes the following:
- the argF gene encoding ornithine carbamoyltransferase; this translates as MKHFISITDATDAELQHIFDVAFRLRAEREQGKPNDAILGSKTLAMIFEKPSLRTRVSFEQAMLELGGHAIVLSNSEVGIGKRESAADVARVLSGMVQGIMARVFEHQKLLDFAQFSTVPVINALSDFSHPCQVLADAMTVMDEFGRDVTGRTVAYIGDGNNVARSLATICGKLGMNFIIASPPGYELQGEEADRIMSQSPDMNFVMTRDPMEAVRSADVIYTDTWVSMGQEAEAAQRKKVFGEYQVNRQLLAGAPKHAIVLHCLPAYRNVEITDDVLDGPQSRVFPEAHNRLHAQKALLAVLIGNV
- a CDS encoding phytanoyl-CoA dioxygenase family protein; this translates as MLVKMGTREIDLPGKYITDDLRASNDILNDPAALRARVEEDGYLLIREFHDPAMVLNARRALLEMAAGSNDLDPSAPLMDAVIHPHPKAGAMRHNFTGNPTFRALVESPRVMRFFDRFLDGKAMTYDYKWLRFVPTGGTTGAHYDIVYMGRGTQRLYTTWTPLGDIDIATGPLCLCLGSHRFEKIKQTYGKMDVDRDNVLGWFSNDPIEIVEKYGGRWATTEFKAGDALIFGMYMLHGSLANTTNRYRISCDTRYQLAGDPVDDRWIGPNPKAHLSESEHTVKPVPMTEARAKWGV